In one window of Halomarina pelagica DNA:
- a CDS encoding cupin domain-containing protein, which produces MPEITNLNDLEKTPHAEVFDHGSPRTVRLQLEADQQIPAHQHPGTNIVLHLLTGEIDLSLDDETYSLAPGDLIRFSGEHGISPHAIEDSTAVVVFAPVEE; this is translated from the coding sequence ATGCCTGAGATCACAAACCTCAACGACTTGGAAAAGACGCCACACGCGGAGGTGTTCGACCACGGCTCGCCTCGAACCGTCCGGCTACAGCTAGAAGCCGATCAGCAAATCCCGGCACATCAGCATCCCGGCACCAATATCGTACTCCACCTTCTCACCGGCGAGATTGACCTGTCTCTCGACGACGAAACGTATTCCCTCGCACCAGGAGATCTCATCCGATTTAGCGGTGAGCATGGAATTTCACCGCACGCAATCGAGGATAGTACGGCCGTCGTCGTCTTCGCACCAGTCGAAGAGTAG